One window from the genome of Aphelocoma coerulescens isolate FSJ_1873_10779 chromosome 19, UR_Acoe_1.0, whole genome shotgun sequence encodes:
- the LOC138120563 gene encoding lysophosphatidic acid receptor 1-like, which translates to MNGFPNCSANYTKIWSHYLVLALGIPQLTINVTSVIFNCTVIFIRLATRDLHKPISILFCNLAVSDLFTSFSGFWISTLFITNPDITIFGSKDMLAPYALYTTSILSTIYNLVSIGVERYLAVAESMRTRFRVARNHSIAVVFINWVLAFSLGCLPLMGWNCLHAERSISVLYSPFCINYLVFIAVPNIVVAFIVPLFTYLRIIIILRKRKLRMQACGQAMGTYKSAETQVARTSISIWLLALVSYTPLFIGVIFDATNQRCHTDLYPGVYIFRNCTAMLITITCLGNPVIYTLRLRTLGAKLRALRCLPANRVRACTIENI; encoded by the coding sequence ATGAATGGATTCCCCAACTGCTCTGCCAACTACACCAAGATTTGGAGTCACTACTTGGTGCTCGCCCTGGGCATCCCACAGCTGACCATCAACGTCACCTCCGTCATCTTCAACTGCACCGTCATCTTCATCCGCCTGGCCACCAGGGACCTGCACAAGCCCATCTCCATCCTCTTCTGCAACCTGGCTGTCTCTGACCTCTTCACCAGCTTCTCTGGCTTTTGGATTTCCACGCTGTTCATCACCAACCCTGACATCACCATCTTTGGCTCCAAGGACATGCTGGCTCCCTATGCCCTGTACACAACGTCCATTCTGTCCACAATCTACAACCTGGTGAGCATCGGCGTCGAGCGCTACCTGGCCGTGGCCGAGAGCATGAGGACGAGGTTCAGGGTGGCCAGGAACCACTCCATCGCCGTGGTCTTCATCAACTGGGTCCTGGCTTTCTCCCTGGGCTGCCTGCCGCTGATGGGCTGGAACTGTCTGCACGCAGAGAGGAGCATCTCAGTGCTCTACAGCCCCTTCTGCATCAACTACCTCGTCTTCATCGCCGTCCCCAACATCGTGGTGGCCTTCATCGTCCCTCTGTTCACCTACCTGAGGATTATCATCATCCTGAGGAAGAGGAAGCTGAGGATGCAGGCGTGTGGCCAAGCCATGGGCACCTACAAGTCGGCAGAGACCCAGGTGGCCAGAACCAGCATCTCCATCTGGCTGCTGGCGCTGGTGTCCTACACCCCGCTCTTCATCGGGGTCATCTTCGACGCCACCAACCAGCGGTGCCACACCGACCTCTACCCCGGGGTCTACATCTTCAGGAACTGCACGGCCATGCTGATCACCATCACCTGCCTGGGCAACCCCGTCATCTACACGCTCAGGCTGCGCACGCTGGGCGCCAAGCTCAGGGCGCTGCGGTGCCTCCCCGCCAACCGCGTCCGAGCCTGCACCATCGAGAACATCTAA
- the ZNHIT3 gene encoding zinc finger HIT domain-containing protein 3 isoform X2 — MRAPGPCAECGARGAARCSVPCCRTHRERCAPDSPRERAAAGHGPSPSPGPWSVEDILGEEDEQDRVPLQKLKLLGESEELRDLLLNPHLRQLLLTIDQAQDRSSLMRRFMQEPLFVEFADCCLRIVEPPEKENVLPE, encoded by the exons ATGCGGGCCCCGGGGCCGTGCGCGGAGTGCGGGGCCCGGGGCGCGGCCCG CTGCTCCGTGCCGTGCTGCCGGACCCACCGCG AGCGCTGCGCGCCGGATTCCCCGCGGGagcgggcggcggccgggcacggccccagccccagccccggcccctggTCCGTGGAGGACATCCTGGGCGAGGAGGACGAGCAGGACCGCGTCCCGCTGCAGAAGCTCAAGCTCCTGG GAGAATCAGAAGAACTGCGGGATTTGCTGCTGAACCCCCACCTccggcagctgctgctcaccaTCGACCAGGCGCAGGACAGAAGCTCCCTCATGAGGAGGTTCATGCAGGAGCCCCTGTTCGTGGAGTTCGCCGACTGCTGCCTGAGAATTGTGGAGCCTCCCGAGAAGGAGAACGTTCTCCCCGAGTGA
- the CA4 gene encoding carbonic anhydrase 4, which yields MELLLLALLSLHILKTEAVVGGHWCYRSQKCELPQCEDPLRWHQINKACNGSKQSPVNIVTRNVVYDKSLKPLTFEGYDVKGSAKWDVENNGHTVKVTLNTSPKVGGGGLGRKYKAVEFHLHWGVPGEPQSIPGSEHSIDGEKYPMELHVVHIREDVSDVTEAKKTPDGLAVLAFFVKADEENKNYATLLSELENIKYKGQSAQMDPLPLSSLLPPEEDLGRYYRYEGSLTTPDCYEGVIWTIFEKPVELSLPQLSQFSALHFDGKNSTPMMENFRPAQPLQGRKVLWSSASIPLPTAKLLLLLPLLCTLSPLSH from the exons ATGGAATTGCTGCTCcttgctctgctctccctgcacaTTCTCAAGACAGAGGCAGTAG tggGAGGCCACTGGTGCTATCGGTCCCAGAAGTGTGAGCTGCCACAGTGTGAAG ATCCTCTTCGATGGCATCAGATAAACAAGGCCTGCAATGGCAGCAAACAGTCCCCTGTCAACATTGTCACCCGAAATGTGGTTTATGACAAGAGCCTCAAGCCCCTGACTTTTGAAGGGTATGATGTGAAGGGGTCTGCCAAGTGGGACGTGGAAAATAATGGCCACACAG ttaaAGTGACACTAAACACATCCCCTAAAGTCGGAGGAGGAGGTCTGGGGAGAAAATACAAGGCAGTAGAATTCCATTTGCACTGGGGAGTCCCAGGTGAGCCACAAAGCATCCCTGGCTCAGAGCACAGCATAGATGGAGAGAAATACCCCATGGAG CTTCACGTCGTCCACATAAGAGAAGATGTTTCAGATGTGACAGAAGCCAAGAAAACTCCAGATGGTTTGGCTGTGTTGGCCTTCTTTGTAAAG GCTGacgaagaaaataaaaactatgCAACTCTGTTAAGTGAATTAGAGAATATTAAATACAAAG GGCAATCAGCACAGATGGATCCTTTGCCACTGAGTTCTCTTCTCCCACCTGAGGAAGACCTTGGGAGGTACTATCGGTATGAGGGGTCCCTCACCACCCCTGACTGCTACGAGGGCGTCATCTGGACGATATTTGAGAAGCCAGTTGAGCTCAGCCTGCCCCAG CTGTCCCAGTTCTCAGCACTGCACTTTGATGGGAAGAACTCCACTCCCATGATGGAGAATTTCCGGCCGGCGCAGCCCCTGCAGGGCCGCAAGGTGCTCTGGTCCAGTGCCAGCATCCCCCTGcccacagcaaagctgctgctgctgctgcctctgctctgcaccCTGAGCCCTCTGTCCCACTGA
- the ZNHIT3 gene encoding zinc finger HIT domain-containing protein 3 isoform X1, which translates to MRAPGPCAECGARGAARYRCPRCSSAYCSVPCCRTHRERCAPDSPRERAAAGHGPSPSPGPWSVEDILGEEDEQDRVPLQKLKLLGESEELRDLLLNPHLRQLLLTIDQAQDRSSLMRRFMQEPLFVEFADCCLRIVEPPEKENVLPE; encoded by the exons ATGCGGGCCCCGGGGCCGTGCGCGGAGTGCGGGGCCCGGGGCGCGGCCCGGTACCGCTGTCCGCGCTGCAGCAGCGCTTA CTGCTCCGTGCCGTGCTGCCGGACCCACCGCG AGCGCTGCGCGCCGGATTCCCCGCGGGagcgggcggcggccgggcacggccccagccccagccccggcccctggTCCGTGGAGGACATCCTGGGCGAGGAGGACGAGCAGGACCGCGTCCCGCTGCAGAAGCTCAAGCTCCTGG GAGAATCAGAAGAACTGCGGGATTTGCTGCTGAACCCCCACCTccggcagctgctgctcaccaTCGACCAGGCGCAGGACAGAAGCTCCCTCATGAGGAGGTTCATGCAGGAGCCCCTGTTCGTGGAGTTCGCCGACTGCTGCCTGAGAATTGTGGAGCCTCCCGAGAAGGAGAACGTTCTCCCCGAGTGA